In a genomic window of Lycium ferocissimum isolate CSIRO_LF1 chromosome 9, AGI_CSIRO_Lferr_CH_V1, whole genome shotgun sequence:
- the LOC132031972 gene encoding uncharacterized protein LOC132031972, whose amino-acid sequence MWQLHNKMKAVTKKLSCWSSETYGDIFRNAKEAEKEVKALEKRQNEDNNDENMTALNKAKAEFIRLLKNQDEIYRERDKAKWLKDGEKNTSYFHKVIKDRRRRLSIHNIQDSEGQNIMGHDDIAKAAIKHFEDLFTYQEIKGSFNILDQLPKLVTEDMNCMLTDKPSTLEIRNAIKSIDPESAPGLMDLVPNSTRFVLTQSYQIFKRPFMNSLMVHQSQGKPSDIRKVMRILTVYENVSGQQVNKSKSCVAMAPKTSLEVIHRTCHLTRMHRKEWPIKYFGCPLFVGRMKIIYFSEMVHNITRRIHTWHARFLSKGGKIVLVKHILLAMPVHLLATMKPPKGTFEQLEGAINSFIWNDNDTKRKYHWRKWESMCLPNEEGGVGFRCLRDVSEAFIAKQWWNLRTKESMWKEYMLAKYCSRVNLIIRKSVGVQSQTWRALGKLLPADYSPNNIRLNEAYEDGIWQWDRAGYRVPKTIRWEVQHISIHFNENKEDKAIWASNPEGRFTVSSAWNLLRKKANGDWHDRRTWHTSCSLKVNFHMWRIIKNRIATANNIGSHIYRITGKDSLLIKEEIDWLSFCNKLNTNPIRKSIRIVKWIPPPPSFIKLNSDGSCRGELCGGGGVIRNDKGKLIQAYSMNLGKGTSNCAEAKALQHGTEWCISEGWRKIIVESDSLLVVQAIQGKVADKLAQVGHSHNDIVTYKEFQELPTSVRGILNIDRMGLPNIRTRPISNSNYYFDPP is encoded by the exons ATGTGGCAACTACACAACAAAATGAAAGCTGTGACCAAGAAGCTAAGTTGCTGGTCAAGCGAAACCTATGGAGATATTTTCAGGAATGCCAAGGAAGCTGAGAAGGAGGTCAAAGCATTGGAAAAGAGGCAAAATGAAGACAACAATGATGAGAACATGACTGCTCTTAACAAGGCAAAAGCTGAGTTCATAAGGCTTTTAAAAAACCAGGATGAAATATACAGAGAGAGAGATAAGGCAAAATGGTTAAAGGATGGAGAGAAAAACACATCATATTTCCATAAGGTTATTAAAGATAGGAGAAGAAGGCTGAGTATTCACAACATCCAGGACAGTGAAGGACAGAACATTATGGGACATGATGATATAGCCAAAGCAGCAATAAAGCACTTTGAGGATTTGTTCACTTACCAGGAAATAAAGGGAAGTTTCAATATCCTGGACCAACTCCCTAAACTAGTTACTGAAGACATGAACTGCATGCTCACTGATAAACCATCCACACTTGAAATAAGGAATGCCATCAAAAGCATTGATCCAGAAAGTGCACCAGGCCTGATGGATTTGGTGCCAAATTCAACCAGGTTTGTATTGACACAATCATACCAGATCTTCAAAAGGCCATTTATGAATTCTTTGATGGTGCACCAGTCCCAAG GTAAGCCATCTGATATAAGGAAAGTTATGAGAATACTGACAGTTTATGAGAATGTTTCAGGTCAACAGGTTAATAAAAGCAAAAGCTGTGTGGCAATGGCACCAAAAACAAGTCTAGAGGTGATTCATAGAACATGCCATCTGACAAGAATGCATAGAAAGGAATGGCCTATCAAATATTTTGGATGTCCACTCTTTGTAGGAAGGATGAAGATCATATATTTTTCAGAAATGGTCCATAATATTACAAGGAGAATCCATACTTGGCATGCCAGATTTCTATCCAAGGGAGGGAAAATAGTCCTAGTCAAACATATATTGCTTGCAATGCCAGTACACCTGTTGGCTACAATGAAACCACCTAAGGGCACCTTTGAACAGCTGGAAGGGGCCATAAACAGCTTCATATGGAATGATAATGACACAAAAAGGAAATATCACTGGAGAAAATGGGAAAGCATGTGTCTTCCAAATGAAGAAGGGGGAGTTGGTTTTAGGTGTCTGAGAGATGTTAGTGAAGCATTTATAGCTAAACAATGGTGGAATCTCAGGACCAAAGAGTCAATGTGGAAGGAGTATATGTTGGCTAAGTATTGCTCAAGAGTAAATTTGATTATCAGGAAGTCAGTTGGGGTTCAGTCTCAGACCTGGAGGGCCCTAGGCAAG CTACTGCCTGCGGATTATTCCCCCAACAATATCAGATTAAATGAAGCTTATGAAGATGGCATATGGCAATGGGATAGAGCAGGATATAGAGTTCCAAAAACTATAAGGTGGGAAGTGCAACACATCAGTATTCACTTCAATGAAAACAAAGAGGATAAAGCAATATGGGCCTCTAATCCAGAAGGAAGGTTTACAGTGTCCTCTGCATGGAATCTCCTAAGAAAGAAAGCAAATGGTGATTGGCATGATAGGAGAACCTGGCACACAAGCTGCTCACTGAAAGTAAACTTTCACATGTGGAGGATAATCAAGAACAGGATAGCCACAGCCAACAATATTGGCAG TCATATCTATCGTATCACCGGCAAAGATAGCCTCTTGATTAAAGAGGAGATAGATTGGCTCAGTTTTTGCAACAAACTCAACACTAACCCTATCAGAAAAAGCATAAGGATAGTAAAATGGATTCCACCACCACCTAGCTTCATTAAATTGAATAGTGATGGAAGCTGCAGAGGTGAACTATGTGGAGGAGGTGGAGTCATCAGAAATGATAAAGGAAAGCTGATACAAGCTTATAGTATGAATCTGGGCAAAGGCACCAGCAACTGTGCTGAAGCAAAGGCTTTGCAACATGGTACTGAGTGGTGTATCAGTGAGGGTTGGAGGAAAATCATTGTGGAATCTGACTCTTTGCTGGTAGTACAGGCCATTCAAGGAAAG GTTGCTGATAAATTAGCTCAAGTAGGACACTCACATAATGATATTGTCACTTACAAGGAATTCCAGGAACTGCCTACATCAGTGAGAGGTATACTAAACATTGATAGAATGGGATTACCAAACATCAGAACTAGACCTATCAGTAATAGCAATTACTATTTTGATCCACCTTGA
- the LOC132031117 gene encoding homeobox-leucine zipper protein HDG2-like: MPARISGPASKMLVVNDGFTVGQSSTMMNSQLHSMDMVSNTSESEMPQEFGTASGDNNNEGDYIGDDEHEEEDANNNKKKRKRYHRHTQRQIQELEAYFKECPHPDDKQRKELSRELGLEPLQIKFWFQNKRTQMKNQHERHENSQLRAENEKLRAENLRFREALGNATCPNCGGQPPIAEMSYDERQLRLENTRLREEIERISSIAGKYAGRPAVPNHNVLNSLHPLDHGVLPPFSTPQSVEGDAYNNGDHVEDVIMSSIIGPTEGDKPFIIELAVVAMEEFVQMAFMQEPLWFPSIENGTNLLNEEEYFRIFQRGIGPKPVGFKTEATKESVVVIMNHVNLVEILMDVNHWSSLFSGIVSRASTIDVLSTGVAGNYNGAVQVILAEMQVPSPQVPTRECYFARYCKHRVDGTWAIVDVSLDHLRAGSAAKCRRRPSGCLIQEMPNGYSKVTWVEHVEVDDTEVHNIYKPLVNSGLAFGAQRWLATLDRQCERLASAMATNIPTNDPSNMVLATQESRRSMLKLAERMVNSFSSGVSSTAGSQWKTISEGIETDENVRVMTRKSINDPGRPPGIVLSAATSFWLPISPKTVFDFLRDENTRTEWDILSNMGVVQEMAHIANGRETGNCVSLLRVNSENASQSNMLILQESSTDPTGSYVIYAPIDVAAMNIILSGGDPDYVALLPSGFAILPDGPPTGPSARATNYNGSGGSLLTVAFQILVDSVPTAKLSVGSVATVNNLITCTIERIKRALTPEASPGS, translated from the exons ATGCCGGCAAGAATTTCCGGTCCGGCAAGCAAGATGTTGGTCGTTAATGATGGGTTTACGGTTGGTCAG TCAAGTACCATGATGAATAGTCAACTTCATTCAATGGACATGGTATCAAACACATCAGAAAGTGAAATGCCTCAAGAGTTTGGGACTGCATCTGGTGATAATAATAACGAAGGCGATTATATTGGTGATGATGaacatgaagaagaagatgccaataataataagaagaagagaaagcgCTATCACCGACACACTCAGCGTCAGATTCAGGAACTGGAAGC ATATTTTAAGGAATGTCCGCATCCAGATGACAAGCAAAGGAAGGAGCTAAGTCGTGAACTAGGACTGGAGCCTTTGCAAATCAAATTTTGGTTCCAAAATAAGCGAACTCAGATGAAG AATCAACATGAGAGGCATGAGAACTCACAGCTTAGAGCAGAAAATGAGAAGCTTAGGGCTGAAAATCTGCGGTTCAGAGAAGCATTAGGCAATGCCACGTGTCCTAATTGTGGTGGCCAACCCCCTATTGCTGAAATGTCCTATGATGAACGTCAATTAAGGCTGGAAAATACTCGACTTAGAGAAGAG ATTGAACGCATTTCAAGCATAGCTGGAAAATATGCTGGAAGGCCTGCAGTTCCAAACCACAATGTTTTAAACTCTCTTCATCCTCTTGATCATGGAGTGCTTCCTCCATTTTCAACGCCACAAAGTGTCGAGGGAGATGCATATAACAATGGAGATCATGTTGAAGATGTCATAATGAGTTCAATAATTGGACCAACTGAGGGTGATAAACCATTTATCATTGAACTTGCTGTAGTAGCCATGGAGGAATTTGTTCAAATGGCATTTATGCAAGAACCACTTTGGTTCCCTAGTATTGAAAATGGAACAAATTTGTTGAATGAAGAAGAATATTTTAGGATTTTTCAAAGAGGAATTGGACCTAAGCCTGTTGGATTTAAGACTGAGGCTACAAAGGAAAgtgttgttgtcattatgaacCATGTCAACCTTGTGGAGATTCTCATGGatgtg AATCACTGGTCCAGTCTGTTCTCTGGTATTGTATCGAGGGCTTCAACTATTGATGTACTTTCAACTGGAGTAGCAGGAAATTACAATGGAGCCGTGCAAGTG ATATTGGCAGAAATGCAAGTACCCTCTCCACAGGTTCCAACTAGAGAATGTTACTTTGCAAGGTATTGCAAACACAGAGTTGATGGAACATGGGCAATTGTGGATGTTTCATTGGACCATTTACGGGCGGGGTCAGCTGCTAAGTGCCGAAGAAGGCCCTCTGGATGCCTTATTCAAGAGATGCCCAATGGCTACTCTAAG GTGACATGGGTTGAACATGTAGAAGTTGATGATACAGAAGTGCACAATATTTACAAGCCACTAGTGAATTCTGGCCTTGCATTTGGTGCACAACGTTGGCTTGCTACTCTTGATAGACAATGTGAACGTCTTGCAAGTGCTATGGCCACAAATATTCCAACCAATGACCCTTCTAATATGG TGTTAGCAACTCAAGAAAGCAGAAGGAGTATGTTGAAATTAGCAGAGAGAATGGTGAATAGTTTTAGTTCTGGAGTGAGTTCCACAGCTGGTAGTCAATGGAAAACCATATCAGAAGGAATTGAAACTGATGAAAATGTTAGAGTTATGACTAGGAAAAGTATCAATGACCCTGGGAGACCACCTGGTATTGTTCTAAGTGCTGCAACTTCATTTTGGCTGCCAATTTCTCCGAAAACAGTGTTCGATTTCCTCCGTGATGAAAACACACGAACTGAG TGGGACATTCTCTcaaatatgggtgttgttcAAGAAATGGCTCATATTGCTAATGGAAGAGAAACAGGCAATTGTGTCTCTTTGTTGAGAGTAAAT AGTGAAAATGCAAGCCAGAGCAACATGCTAATACTCCAAGAAAGTAGCACAGATCCAACAGGCTCATATGTCATCTATGCACCTATTGATGTTGCAGCAATGAACATAATTTTGAGTGGTGGTGATCCAGATTATGTAGCCCTTTTACCATCTGGTTTTGCCATACTCCCTGATGGGCCTCCAACAGGCCCATCAGCTAGAGCAACAAATTATAATGGTTCTGGTGGATCTTTACTAACTGTGGCATTTCAGATTTTAGTTGATTCAGTTCCAACTGCTAAGCTTTCAGTGGGATCAGTTGCTACTGTGAATAATCTGATTACTTGCACTATTGAGAGGATTAAAAGAGCTCtcacaccagaggcatcaccaGGTTCTTGA